In a genomic window of Sulfurisphaera tokodaii str. 7:
- the soxC gene encoding proton pump complex cytochrome B SoxC, with the protein MEERQERKEEQQQKKSGFFDAILDRIGINEAPLFRTPDYMYNVSYWLGGLVAASFAYTVITGLILLLLYNPANAYQQTQTIINDIPYGAVILFSHLYGAYIMIILVYIHMFRNFFKGAYKKPRELQWVTGVLLLALTLGASFFGYSLVGDVLGINAVDIGSSLLIGTGFPGATTVVGWLFGPGIDAVQSSNPAVRAEFFSRILGWHIIMVALIGLLFMFHLMLAERYGMTPSAKEKPRVPAYYTKEEQEKFNPWWPRNFVYMLSLVLMTWGVILIVPDVLANLNSIVKLPIVINPFPAPQAFTPAANNVQPYPPWFFLFLYKFVDFLLPNGVPILPSMVIAVLIIGLVVLMLIPFFENSNLMYISSRKFWTWVMSVLAYSLVALSIWGYLYPGVPAPTNQQILVLGIPALILAVIIGLSDKIRRRKEKVPTPSQIPKITPTSILGTSVVTLLFAGTFGDFIIRPSLLGLFSLFPLGILVYHFVSKMVRAFNNNNGNGGTVTYPITKKMAFIAIPVIFVITIFLFALFLELPSVGVQSTYAGIDLGVIFFLWGYAINLYHYLVYVKD; encoded by the coding sequence ATGGAGGAGAGACAAGAGAGGAAAGAAGAACAACAACAAAAGAAGTCAGGATTTTTTGATGCAATCCTTGACAGAATAGGGATAAACGAAGCACCACTATTTAGAACTCCCGACTACATGTATAATGTTTCATATTGGCTTGGAGGATTAGTAGCTGCAAGTTTCGCATATACAGTGATTACTGGGTTAATCTTACTCCTCCTTTATAATCCAGCTAATGCATATCAACAAACACAAACAATAATTAATGATATACCATATGGAGCTGTAATACTATTCAGTCACCTTTATGGAGCTTACATTATGATTATCCTAGTTTACATTCACATGTTTAGGAATTTCTTCAAAGGAGCTTATAAAAAACCGAGAGAATTACAATGGGTTACTGGAGTATTACTCCTAGCATTAACACTAGGAGCTTCATTCTTTGGTTACAGCTTAGTAGGAGACGTATTAGGAATAAATGCGGTAGATATAGGTAGTTCCTTACTTATAGGAACAGGATTCCCCGGTGCTACTACAGTAGTAGGCTGGCTATTTGGTCCCGGAATAGATGCAGTACAATCCAGTAATCCAGCAGTTAGAGCTGAGTTCTTCAGTAGAATTCTAGGTTGGCACATAATAATGGTAGCATTAATTGGTTTACTATTTATGTTCCACTTAATGTTAGCTGAGAGATATGGAATGACACCATCTGCAAAAGAAAAGCCCAGAGTACCAGCTTACTACACAAAGGAAGAGCAAGAGAAGTTTAACCCGTGGTGGCCAAGAAACTTCGTATATATGTTATCCTTAGTATTAATGACATGGGGAGTAATACTAATTGTACCAGATGTATTAGCAAACTTGAACTCCATTGTAAAGCTACCGATAGTAATTAATCCATTCCCTGCACCACAAGCATTTACCCCAGCTGCAAATAATGTTCAACCATATCCTCCATGGTTCTTCTTATTCCTTTACAAGTTCGTAGACTTCTTATTACCAAACGGAGTACCAATATTACCATCTATGGTAATTGCAGTACTTATCATAGGTTTAGTAGTTCTGATGCTAATACCATTCTTCGAAAACAGCAACTTAATGTATATAAGCAGTAGAAAGTTCTGGACGTGGGTTATGTCAGTTCTGGCTTATTCACTGGTAGCATTATCAATATGGGGGTACTTATATCCTGGTGTGCCAGCTCCAACAAATCAGCAAATCTTAGTTTTAGGAATTCCCGCATTAATCTTAGCAGTTATCATAGGACTGTCAGATAAAATCAGAAGAAGGAAAGAAAAAGTACCTACACCGTCACAAATACCTAAAATAACGCCTACCTCAATTCTAGGAACATCTGTAGTAACATTACTGTTTGCAGGAACATTTGGAGATTTCATAATAAGACCTAGTTTACTGGGCTTATTCTCACTATTCCCATTGGGTATTCTAGTTTACCACTTTGTTAGTAAAATGGTAAGGGCATTCAATAATAATAACGGAAATGGTGGTACAGTAACTTATCCAATAACAAAGAAAATGGCATTTATTGCAATACCAGTAATTTTTGTAATTACAATATTCCTATTTGCATTATTCCTAGAGTTACCGAGTGTTGGAGTACAGAGCACATATGCCGGAATTGATTTAGGTGTCATCTTCTTCCTATGGGGATACGCAATAAACTTGTACCACTACCTAGTTTATGTGAAAGATTAA
- a CDS encoding HPP family protein, whose amino-acid sequence MNKKKVISIVNLITSMSLLTFVTIITHTEFILPPFLATAATKYPDPDWRRIRFFNIVISYLISSVIAVLFIYFNLTGLVMAILASFVSYITEVIINIEHPPSILACFLGVLEKVKFIYILHPVLSGVIIEESVNYILTKYVEPKLP is encoded by the coding sequence ATGAATAAGAAAAAGGTTATTTCTATCGTTAATTTAATAACTTCAATGTCCTTACTTACTTTTGTTACAATAATAACTCATACTGAGTTTATTTTACCCCCTTTCTTAGCAACAGCTGCTACTAAATATCCAGACCCAGATTGGAGGAGAATTCGTTTCTTCAATATTGTGATTTCGTACCTTATATCGTCTGTAATCGCAGTTCTATTTATTTATTTTAATCTTACTGGTTTAGTAATGGCTATCCTAGCTTCTTTCGTTTCATATATTACGGAAGTCATTATTAATATCGAACATCCACCTTCGATTTTAGCATGCTTTTTAGGGGTACTTGAGAAGGTGAAATTTATTTACATTCTTCATCCTGTACTTTCTGGTGTTATTATTGAGGAAAGTGTAAATTACATTCTTACTAAATACGTGGAACCAAAGTTACCATAA
- a CDS encoding XdhC family protein, translated as MASICEIFPLIAKLTSEGKRVVLVNEEGKRSVFVEDKLIIGYKEHEKIAKEALEKGRVEATVNGKKIIAEVVEPRPSLIIVGSGLIAKAIARLATAMGYLVAVIGNNDINEEDFAGVNFISNTLGVLDQMVTEDSFVIIANEGGKPYDVDAAFIAINKARYVGFLASQKRAAYTIAQLIKRGIDIETLKQKFYSPLGLDLNAKTAEEIALSALSEVVKILRGGSGKHMREVKDPYVYLKDALEGKIEEKCSFKPQTLST; from the coding sequence ATGGCATCCATTTGTGAGATCTTTCCATTAATTGCAAAGCTCACTTCTGAAGGAAAAAGAGTTGTTTTAGTAAATGAAGAAGGAAAGAGAAGTGTGTTCGTTGAAGATAAGCTAATAATTGGATATAAGGAGCATGAGAAAATTGCCAAAGAAGCATTAGAAAAAGGAAGAGTAGAAGCTACAGTTAACGGTAAGAAAATTATTGCAGAAGTAGTAGAACCCAGACCTTCATTAATAATAGTTGGTTCCGGTTTGATAGCAAAGGCAATTGCTAGACTTGCTACAGCAATGGGATACTTAGTAGCTGTAATTGGTAATAATGATATTAATGAAGAAGACTTTGCTGGAGTAAATTTCATTTCTAATACTTTAGGCGTTTTAGATCAAATGGTAACAGAAGATTCATTTGTGATTATAGCTAATGAAGGAGGAAAACCTTATGACGTTGACGCCGCATTTATTGCCATTAATAAAGCAAGATATGTTGGATTCCTAGCAAGCCAAAAGAGGGCGGCATATACAATTGCTCAGCTAATAAAGAGAGGAATAGATATAGAAACTTTAAAACAGAAATTTTATTCCCCTCTTGGTTTAGATCTTAATGCTAAGACTGCTGAGGAAATAGCTTTAAGTGCGTTAAGTGAGGTTGTTAAAATCTTAAGAGGAGGTAGTGGAAAGCATATGAGAGAAGTTAAAGATCCTTATGTGTATCTAAAAGATGCGTTAGAAGGAAAGATTGAAGAAAAGTGTAGTTTTAAACCTCAGACTTTATCCACCTAA
- a CDS encoding aldo/keto reductase: MKKFKWFSISPLALGTWGMGGGYWSTDYSNDENDIKAIIKAIELGITAIDTAEMYGNGHAEELVGKAIKNFKREELFIITKVWPNHAKYEDVLKSAIASSKRLGTYIDLYFLHWPSNVPICETIKAFEDLVDKGVIRYFGLSNFKWREIEKASECVKKYEIAAVENHYSLWDRGDEETLEYANKKGLLYLAYTPIEKGRIKNDKFLSEIAKKYNKTPIQIALNWYIRIPSLVPIVKSSNISHLEENVGALGWELSEEDWKKINEHFK, from the coding sequence ATGAAAAAGTTCAAATGGTTCTCAATTTCTCCATTAGCATTAGGAACTTGGGGAATGGGAGGAGGTTATTGGTCAACAGATTATTCAAATGATGAAAATGATATAAAAGCGATTATAAAAGCAATAGAACTTGGAATTACAGCAATAGATACTGCCGAAATGTATGGAAATGGACATGCGGAAGAACTTGTTGGAAAAGCTATTAAGAATTTTAAGAGAGAAGAACTTTTTATTATTACAAAAGTCTGGCCTAATCATGCTAAATATGAGGATGTTTTAAAATCCGCAATTGCGAGTTCAAAAAGACTTGGTACTTATATTGATCTTTACTTTTTACATTGGCCCTCAAATGTACCAATATGTGAAACTATTAAAGCCTTTGAAGACCTAGTTGATAAAGGAGTAATTAGATATTTTGGATTAAGCAACTTCAAATGGAGAGAAATTGAGAAAGCTTCTGAATGTGTTAAAAAATACGAGATAGCTGCAGTAGAAAACCATTATAGTTTATGGGATAGAGGAGACGAAGAAACTTTAGAATATGCTAACAAAAAAGGATTACTTTACTTAGCATATACACCTATTGAGAAAGGAAGAATAAAAAATGATAAATTCCTTTCTGAAATAGCAAAGAAATATAACAAAACTCCTATACAAATTGCTCTAAATTGGTACATTAGAATTCCTAGTTTAGTACCTATAGTTAAGAGTAGCAATATTTCGCATTTAGAAGAGAATGTAGGAGCATTAGGATGGGAATTAAGTGAGGAAGATTGGAAAAAGATAAATGAGCATTTCAAATAA
- the tsaA gene encoding tRNA (N6-threonylcarbamoyladenosine(37)-N6)-methyltransferase TrmO: MLKYIGIVRENKDGKGIIEIYKEYIQGLYKLEEFSHIIVISWLNKVSEEQRNTLIVRPRGLLKYGFRLEDLPEVGVFCTDSPHRPNPIAISIVRLIKRQENLLHVEDLDLFEETPILDIKAFTPARCPDDVKVSKWVEEFEKKLEEIKRKKTPF, encoded by the coding sequence ATGCTTAAGTATATTGGTATAGTAAGAGAAAATAAAGATGGAAAAGGAATTATTGAAATATATAAGGAATATATACAAGGATTATATAAGTTAGAGGAGTTCTCTCACATAATTGTGATATCATGGCTTAATAAAGTGTCTGAAGAGCAAAGAAATACACTTATTGTAAGACCTAGGGGTCTTCTAAAATATGGTTTCAGACTTGAAGATTTACCAGAAGTAGGAGTTTTCTGTACCGATTCACCACATAGACCTAATCCCATAGCTATATCTATAGTTAGATTGATAAAAAGACAGGAAAATTTACTTCATGTAGAAGATTTAGATTTATTTGAAGAAACACCTATACTTGACATAAAAGCTTTTACTCCGGCAAGATGTCCAGATGATGTTAAAGTATCTAAATGGGTAGAGGAGTTCGAGAAAAAACTTGAAGAAATAAAAAGAAAGAAAACTCCATTTTAG
- the soxA gene encoding proton pump complex quinol oxidase subunit SoxA, with protein sequence MIIMSFIKEHAELVWFVVMLTLVAIFSGWNIYGVTHGTSTSYRYGLPCFSGLPKQAQQAVLYFNSHPPSGQSYEVVNGILVVNMTITQQNGFQPDLIIANTSEPVVIILNSPQVITGFYLRLPDGVVQVNAVPGTPSYIYFVTPPTPGNFTWRDSEYSAYNFSYFTGTLEVM encoded by the coding sequence ATGATTATAATGAGCTTTATCAAAGAACATGCAGAGTTAGTATGGTTTGTAGTGATGTTAACGTTAGTAGCAATTTTTAGTGGATGGAACATATATGGAGTTACACATGGAACAAGCACAAGTTACAGATATGGACTACCATGTTTTTCTGGTTTACCAAAACAAGCACAACAGGCAGTATTATATTTCAACTCTCATCCTCCATCCGGTCAATCATATGAAGTTGTTAACGGGATATTAGTAGTTAATATGACAATAACCCAGCAAAACGGATTCCAACCAGACTTAATAATAGCAAATACAAGCGAACCGGTAGTTATAATTTTAAATTCACCTCAAGTAATAACAGGTTTCTACTTAAGACTCCCAGATGGTGTTGTGCAAGTTAATGCAGTTCCTGGAACTCCAAGTTACATATATTTCGTAACACCCCCGACTCCAGGTAATTTCACTTGGAGGGATTCGGAATATTCCGCATATAATTTCTCTTATTTCACTGGAACATTAGAGGTGATGTAA
- a CDS encoding TIGR04053 family radical SAM/SPASM domain-containing protein: MPFEDAPHLVFWEVTKACPLTCKHCRANAIDKPLPGELTTEEGKKLLEEISQFGKVVVVFTGGDPLSRDDIFELMDYAKSLGLIVSIAPAPSYRLNEDTIKNIKNSALYMSISLDGYKPETHDWLRGFGNYRYAINGIKLGLKYGIQVQVNTLVWKRSYEELPYIAKLLKDLGVKVWEVFFLIPVGRGTLELDIPREKYKDVIDFLVEVSRYNIVVRTVEAPFFRRAKLEYKEVKNELIRKLKELLGESKSPVDKSILPTRDGAGVIFISYNGDIYPSGFLPLKLGNVREDRLIDVYRNSELLKMIKAGKLKGKCGICAFSNICGGSRARAYAVYGDPLAEDPACPY, from the coding sequence ATGCCCTTTGAAGATGCTCCGCATCTAGTATTTTGGGAAGTAACAAAAGCTTGCCCATTAACTTGCAAACATTGTAGAGCTAATGCCATAGATAAACCATTGCCAGGAGAACTAACAACTGAAGAAGGAAAGAAACTACTTGAAGAAATATCCCAATTCGGCAAAGTAGTCGTAGTATTTACCGGTGGAGATCCACTTTCGAGAGACGACATTTTTGAGCTAATGGATTATGCGAAATCTTTAGGCTTAATAGTTTCCATTGCACCTGCACCTTCATACAGACTTAATGAAGATACAATCAAAAATATAAAAAACTCAGCACTTTATATGTCAATAAGCCTAGACGGCTATAAACCAGAAACACATGATTGGCTTAGAGGTTTTGGCAACTACAGATACGCTATTAATGGTATTAAGCTTGGACTTAAGTATGGTATTCAGGTACAAGTAAACACCCTAGTTTGGAAAAGGAGTTATGAAGAATTACCTTACATCGCTAAGCTTCTTAAAGATTTGGGAGTAAAAGTCTGGGAAGTATTCTTTTTAATCCCAGTAGGCAGAGGCACTCTAGAATTAGATATCCCAAGAGAAAAATACAAAGATGTTATAGATTTTCTTGTGGAAGTAAGTAGATATAACATCGTAGTTAGAACTGTTGAGGCTCCATTTTTTAGAAGAGCAAAGCTTGAATACAAAGAGGTAAAAAATGAGTTAATTAGAAAACTTAAAGAACTATTGGGAGAGTCTAAATCACCAGTAGATAAAAGCATATTACCAACAAGGGATGGAGCTGGAGTAATATTTATCTCATATAATGGGGATATTTATCCAAGCGGATTTCTACCATTAAAATTAGGTAATGTAAGGGAAGACAGATTAATAGATGTTTACAGAAATTCAGAATTACTGAAAATGATTAAAGCTGGAAAACTTAAAGGCAAATGCGGTATTTGTGCATTTTCAAATATTTGTGGCGGAAGTAGAGCTAGAGCCTATGCAGTTTACGGTGATCCATTAGCTGAAGACCCAGCATGCCCTTATTAA
- a CDS encoding radical SAM/SPASM domain-containing protein, with protein MIPISVLVSNSGTVSFTIKGEYNPKNPSKFSQVFRPVVTWNMTYKCNLKCLHCYISASPQGDDGLTKDEAINLVDQMAEIKIPLLIMSGGEPLMRRDFFEIAKYASKRGLKLALSTNGTLISKKVAEELKEIGFLYIGISLDSPYPEFHDKFRGVEGAFDLTVKGIKNAIEAGLNVGLRFTITSRNIDQIDDYILLALNLGVKRITFYHISASGRGKELKDWMYTPEQYRKLMDKLIEYAKELKGKIEIETTLAPFDGIYIAKILAKDEKELEDYLKFVENSGGCGRKMISIYPNGDVYPCQFIDFYKLGNVREKPLKEIIQNIPDFFVNTDKYLTGKCATCEYKTYCKGGDRARAYYWSGNIYGDDPLCPLKMLRI; from the coding sequence ATGATTCCAATTAGCGTTTTGGTATCGAATAGTGGTACTGTATCTTTTACGATTAAAGGAGAATATAATCCGAAAAACCCAAGTAAATTTAGTCAGGTATTTAGACCCGTAGTTACATGGAATATGACGTATAAATGCAATTTAAAGTGCCTACATTGTTACATAAGTGCATCACCGCAAGGAGATGACGGATTAACTAAAGATGAAGCGATAAACCTCGTAGATCAAATGGCTGAAATTAAGATTCCCTTACTTATTATGAGTGGTGGAGAACCTTTAATGAGAAGAGATTTTTTCGAAATAGCAAAATACGCTTCAAAAAGAGGGTTAAAACTTGCGTTATCTACTAATGGAACGTTAATAAGTAAAAAAGTTGCTGAAGAATTAAAGGAAATTGGTTTTCTATATATCGGAATAAGTTTAGATAGTCCTTACCCAGAATTTCATGATAAATTCAGAGGAGTCGAAGGAGCATTTGATTTAACAGTTAAAGGCATAAAAAATGCCATAGAAGCAGGACTTAACGTGGGTCTAAGATTCACTATAACCTCAAGGAATATTGATCAAATCGATGATTACATACTACTAGCTCTAAATCTAGGTGTAAAAAGGATAACATTCTATCATATTTCTGCAAGTGGCAGAGGTAAAGAATTAAAAGATTGGATGTATACGCCAGAACAATATAGGAAACTCATGGATAAATTAATAGAATATGCAAAGGAATTAAAGGGAAAAATTGAAATTGAAACAACATTAGCTCCCTTTGACGGAATTTATATTGCTAAAATATTAGCTAAAGATGAAAAGGAGCTAGAGGATTATCTAAAATTCGTTGAAAATAGTGGAGGCTGTGGAAGAAAAATGATATCCATTTATCCTAACGGTGATGTTTATCCTTGCCAGTTCATAGACTTTTATAAGTTAGGTAACGTTAGAGAAAAACCCTTAAAAGAGATCATTCAGAACATTCCAGACTTCTTTGTTAACACTGACAAATACTTAACGGGGAAATGTGCTACTTGTGAGTATAAAACTTACTGTAAAGGAGGAGATAGGGCTAGAGCATATTATTGGTCTGGAAACATTTATGGAGATGATCCGTTATGCCCTTTGAAGATGCTCCGCATCTAG
- a CDS encoding DUF1404 domain-containing protein, whose amino-acid sequence MEIDKKKLKVTHFIFPLVLLIIFLNPVVESYETLYQWLFMLAHYSLFIGGLLLTYRLIKGTPFLIIPSGVIAVFWHLPMYFNLAAAFTSYRILNDLTLVLAGILAGIGSGKLSLLQKFSLIIVWMTADTAYSIVFLLENPAYSNVVYSFSPYTPSQEINTAVVMWIIMSIIIAYIAGKFLKELLS is encoded by the coding sequence ATGGAAATTGATAAGAAAAAATTAAAAGTTACACACTTTATATTCCCTCTTGTTTTACTTATCATATTTCTAAACCCCGTGGTAGAGAGTTACGAGACCTTATATCAATGGTTATTTATGTTAGCACACTATTCACTTTTTATCGGGGGATTATTACTCACATACAGACTAATAAAAGGAACTCCCTTCCTAATTATACCATCTGGAGTAATAGCAGTATTCTGGCATTTACCCATGTATTTTAACTTAGCTGCAGCCTTTACTAGTTATAGGATATTAAACGATTTAACGCTAGTACTTGCGGGTATTTTAGCCGGAATAGGTAGTGGAAAACTCTCACTTTTACAAAAATTTTCACTAATAATTGTCTGGATGACAGCAGATACAGCGTACTCAATTGTCTTTCTATTAGAAAACCCTGCATACTCAAACGTAGTTTACTCGTTTTCACCTTATACTCCATCACAAGAGATAAACACAGCAGTAGTAATGTGGATTATTATGTCAATAATCATTGCTTACATAGCCGGTAAATTCCTTAAAGAACTCCTTTCTTAG
- the soxB gene encoding proton pump complex quinol oxidase subunit SoxB produces MNIWEILDRITISLVEFINKAKKVVNPKDTVGLVWLYILGSVTWLIILGTAAMNLRTYLTYDANSPSVGPIYYTMLTIHGWSAMLGLVPDAALGIIIFSMYKSGLSVVHRRLITAMFWISNLALAFALFGGPDTAWYMYPPLAIEDNAVFQAFRLYHGAMMGAAYLALALNSACASIAALVLVIDAYLTKPKDKKINIFAAYGVAFSLVIAITLPALTAAELWYTAAIWFPSLVKVNPLLWVILFWFYGHPVVYYVPFPLFGALYYYIPIYAKRPLFSEKWARWNIFLLAIGSMLIWVHHLQTFPLPVDLRAWITVSTLLLASGSGLTVLNLGLTILTSKGYDYKDPLGLTFLIALIGFIIGGVQALPQPINLINGVVHNTYYIVGHFHLIIWTLILVGFTGVFLDLLKVSNPNLNFSQKARKLMVAGLIVWTVPFVTIGYLMSIAGYLGLLRRVIAYPPMFTPYMDGMSFLAEIGIPGLVITIATGIAEYIKTATPSTTQVSTFPPSSFTLSLNGKDMVKEVK; encoded by the coding sequence ATGAATATTTGGGAAATTTTGGATAGAATTACAATTTCACTCGTTGAATTTATAAACAAAGCAAAAAAAGTAGTAAACCCGAAAGATACTGTAGGTTTAGTATGGCTTTATATTTTAGGTTCAGTAACATGGCTCATAATTCTAGGAACTGCTGCTATGAATCTAAGAACTTACTTAACGTATGACGCTAACTCACCATCTGTAGGACCTATCTACTATACAATGCTAACAATACACGGATGGAGTGCAATGTTGGGATTGGTACCAGACGCTGCTTTAGGAATAATAATATTCTCTATGTATAAAAGTGGACTCTCAGTAGTTCACAGAAGATTGATTACCGCTATGTTCTGGATTTCTAATTTAGCTCTGGCTTTTGCACTTTTTGGAGGCCCAGATACAGCATGGTACATGTATCCTCCACTAGCTATAGAAGATAATGCAGTATTCCAAGCATTTAGACTTTATCACGGTGCAATGATGGGGGCTGCTTATTTAGCCTTAGCACTTAACAGTGCTTGTGCTTCAATAGCTGCATTAGTCTTAGTTATTGATGCATATCTAACAAAACCAAAAGACAAAAAGATAAACATTTTCGCAGCCTATGGTGTAGCATTTTCTTTAGTTATAGCAATAACATTACCAGCATTAACAGCTGCTGAGTTATGGTATACAGCAGCAATATGGTTCCCCAGCCTTGTTAAAGTAAACCCATTACTTTGGGTTATACTGTTCTGGTTCTATGGACACCCAGTAGTCTATTACGTACCATTCCCCTTATTTGGGGCCTTATACTATTATATACCAATTTATGCAAAAAGACCTTTGTTTAGTGAGAAATGGGCAAGATGGAACATATTCCTTTTAGCTATAGGATCAATGCTAATATGGGTTCACCACTTACAAACATTTCCATTACCAGTAGATTTAAGAGCATGGATAACTGTATCCACGTTACTACTAGCCAGTGGTTCTGGATTAACGGTACTTAATCTAGGTTTAACAATACTAACTTCTAAAGGATATGATTATAAAGATCCTTTAGGACTAACATTTCTAATTGCATTAATAGGTTTCATAATTGGTGGAGTACAAGCATTACCACAACCTATAAATCTTATAAATGGTGTAGTACACAATACATACTACATTGTTGGACATTTCCACCTTATAATCTGGACTCTAATACTTGTAGGATTTACTGGAGTATTTCTTGATTTACTTAAAGTTTCTAACCCGAATCTTAACTTTAGTCAAAAAGCTAGAAAACTTATGGTAGCCGGTTTAATAGTTTGGACAGTACCATTTGTAACAATTGGTTACCTTATGAGTATAGCAGGCTATTTGGGCTTACTAAGAAGAGTAATTGCTTACCCACCAATGTTTACACCGTATATGGATGGAATGTCATTTTTAGCAGAGATAGGAATACCAGGGTTAGTAATAACAATTGCCACTGGGATAGCAGAGTATATAAAAACAGCAACACCTTCTACCACTCAAGTTTCTACATTCCCTCCAAGCAGTTTTACCCTTTCCTTGAATGGAAAGGATATGGTAAAAGAGGTGAAGTAA
- a CDS encoding Rieske 2Fe-2S domain-containing protein, with protein sequence MKDKIIIKRDDFIFAKKLLWKMRSKNSRFDTKEFINKGRDYLYNYAEQNVGPLDPSKRAFLKGLLIGIGVFAVASAIPLINSLNPQEIYLKTFPWMIIVDSNGNPIEASKIPVNDPAILLFEYPMLGDITFLINMGDENNNPVAVPPTEVLIPETGKTYHFPGGVGPYKSIVAYSAICQHLGCVPPEIHFYPPQYFKVGGTTPNYIPPDAYQAAQAAKAISIIHCDCHGSTYDPWHGAAVLTGPTVRPLPYVQLYWDSNTDYLYAVGMNLNAPPIMDHSSDLEGVAYLDGYDEETGCPKLLLKKGQAVTNCYTTLEDFGNTFQGGSS encoded by the coding sequence ATGAAGGACAAAATCATTATAAAAAGAGACGACTTTATATTTGCTAAGAAACTTTTATGGAAAATGAGGAGTAAAAACTCAAGGTTTGATACTAAAGAATTTATAAATAAAGGGAGGGACTACCTATATAATTATGCTGAACAGAATGTTGGTCCCCTAGATCCTTCAAAGAGAGCTTTTCTTAAAGGCTTACTTATTGGTATTGGTGTTTTTGCTGTGGCTTCTGCGATTCCATTAATCAATTCTCTTAATCCACAAGAAATATACTTAAAGACTTTTCCATGGATGATTATTGTGGATTCTAACGGAAATCCAATAGAAGCATCTAAGATACCAGTTAATGACCCAGCAATCTTGCTTTTTGAATACCCCATGTTAGGTGATATAACTTTTCTAATTAACATGGGCGATGAAAACAATAATCCTGTAGCGGTACCTCCAACAGAAGTTCTTATTCCAGAGACTGGCAAGACTTATCATTTTCCTGGTGGAGTAGGGCCCTATAAGTCAATAGTTGCATATAGTGCAATTTGCCAACATTTAGGATGTGTACCACCAGAAATACACTTTTACCCACCACAGTACTTTAAAGTTGGTGGTACAACTCCAAATTATATTCCGCCAGATGCTTATCAAGCTGCACAGGCTGCTAAGGCTATAAGTATCATACATTGTGATTGCCACGGTTCAACTTATGACCCATGGCATGGAGCAGCTGTACTTACTGGACCTACAGTAAGACCACTTCCTTATGTGCAACTATACTGGGACTCAAACACTGATTACTTATATGCTGTTGGAATGAATCTTAATGCACCGCCCATTATGGATCATTCATCCGATTTAGAAGGAGTAGCTTATCTAGATGGATACGATGAAGAAACTGGTTGTCCCAAATTATTATTAAAGAAAGGCCAAGCTGTAACAAATTGTTACACTACTTTGGAAGATTTTGGTAATACTTTCCAAGGTGGTTCATCATGA
- a CDS encoding DUF973 family protein, with translation MLSKRKAKKGLSGAVTALILVIASVIIALVVVGFAFGLFGAFGGTPTVSAVGSGVIYYSSGSGYAIITLKSSGSVEIVSAELAGTTYSGTAEVIGGSGSSSTLSAGVNTVSISFSQLPPLQSGSTYTISLALSDGATVQVSVIAQ, from the coding sequence ATGTTATCAAAGAGGAAAGCTAAAAAAGGACTAAGCGGTGCTGTAACTGCACTAATTCTAGTAATTGCATCAGTAATAATAGCACTAGTAGTTGTTGGTTTTGCTTTCGGATTATTTGGAGCATTCGGAGGAACACCAACAGTATCAGCAGTAGGATCGGGTGTTATTTATTATAGTAGTGGTAGTGGTTATGCTATAATTACTTTAAAGTCATCTGGATCAGTAGAAATAGTTAGTGCAGAACTAGCGGGGACAACATATTCTGGAACGGCAGAGGTTATTGGTGGTAGTGGTTCATCTTCCACATTAAGTGCAGGAGTAAATACGGTAAGTATCAGTTTTAGTCAATTGCCTCCTTTGCAATCTGGTAGTACTTACACAATCAGTTTAGCCTTAAGTGATGGTGCTACTGTGCAAGTCTCAGTAATAGCACAATAA